The stretch of DNA GGTAACCTCATGGGTATCAGTAGTTTCTGTAAGACACACTGGGGTAATCAGTGGGCTCCTGCTGGTCAACCAATTGAACAGCCATCCACGAGCCAGTCAATGGTTAGCGATGATCATCGAAATCAAATAATGACGTTCGATCATCAGCTACATCAACAAATTCAGCAGCAATTATCTGTTGAACAATTGCAACTCTTGACTCAACTTCAAGTAAAtgaacaaacaaacaaaaaccTTCCCCAAATTACAAAGTTCTAATTCTTGttcctttctttcttcttttcttttcttttgggggcctcttttgttgttgttgtgtgtAGAATCAACAAAATCAATCTCTATCCATGATTCCAACATCATCAATTGATCAACAACATCTCTCAAATAATATAACATCTCTCGCATCGTCCCTTGCCCTCGCCCAGCAACCGGGGCAGGTGCAGCAGTCGCAGTTAATGACACAACTGCCGGCAACATTGGATCTGCAGCAGCAACAAAATTTGTCTGGTGATGCCCAACAGCAGACAAAGTTTGTCTTCAATGTTGACATTGAGAAGCAATCGCCGGCACTGCAGTTGCTGTTCCAAATGCCAccgcaacagcagcagcagcagcagcaacagcaaatGCAACAAGCAGCTGGGTCAACCATCATTTCCAGCCCAATTCAGCAACAATttcagcagcaacagcagcaaatCATTGCGTCGCAAATTGCCCAAACGCAGACGAGTGGTTTGCTAAGTGGACAGGGTGTTGATCTTCAGCAATCCATCCAACAGGTCCAGCTGCCGTcgaatttaacaattttgcaaCCACATCAAATACTTTCAAAGGCCCAACAAATGCAGAATTGTTCTCAAAGCTCAcaagtaaaaattcttttctatctgactaaaatctgaataaaaataaacaaacaaaataatcCTTTGCAGGCTGTTGCAACGCAAACCCAACAATTGCCGTCGGGTGCATCAATGACAGCTGTTACGGCATTAGCCCAACAACATCAGCAAAATCTCAACAATATCATCCCAAGCCCCACACTTGAGGGTACAGTGCAAACACCAACATCAGCGGTACCGGCGGTGGCATCGTCCGTTGCCATCTCAACTGCTGTGAAAACGAATGGAATTGTTGCGGGTGGAGGTAAGAAAGGATCTGATAAAACATCTCGCAAGGAGAGCAAACGGTATTCGGTAGCAAGACAAGCTCCTGCCGGTAGTCAAGTAGGATTTAATTTTGACGCTTCAGGTACAACATTTGTTAATCCACaagatttttatattatttttgtttctttattcTTGACATTTCGctcattttgcattatttgaattgattttttaatttgttaaatttattaatcaattctcttttcctttttcttcttccattttGTGGCTGTTCTGGAATTGGAACAACTTCAGGTGCAGCAGCAcagcaacagcaacaacaGTGCGCTGTACAGGGAGCAAGTCCACCGGATAAGACGATTGATGTGGATTCAGAGACAGATTCAAATCACGATACAGCCCTTACGCTGGCATGTGCTGGAGGGCATGAGGATTTGGTGGAATTGCTGATAAGTCGGGGTGCAAATATTGAGCATAGAGACAAGAAGGGGTTCACACCGCTCATCCTTGCGGCAACGGCGGGTCATGATAAAGTTGTTGAGGCACTGCTTAAGTACGGAGCGGAGATGGAGGCACAGTCGGAGAGGACAAAGGATACTCCACTGTCGCTTGCCTGCTCTGGCGGGAGGTACGAAGTTGTGGAACTTCTACTTAATATTGGGGCGAATAAGGAGCACCGAAATGTGTCTGATTATACGCCACTGAGTCTTGCCGCAAGTGGGGGGTATGTGAATATAATAAAACTACTCCTGAGTCATGGTGCGGAGATAAATTCGCGCACTGGCAGCAAATTGGGGATCTCCCCGCTAATGCTGGCCGCAATGAATGGACATACTCAAGCTGTGAAACTCCTCCTTGATATGGGTTCCGATATAAATGCCCAAATTGAGACAAATCGCAACACTGCCCTGACGCTGGCGTGCTTCCAGGGGCGCCATGAAGTGGTGAATTTGCTGTTGGAACGTAAAGCAAATGTTGAGCATCGCGCAAAGACGGGCCTCACGCCACTCATGGAGGCAGCAAGTGGGGGCTACATCGATGTGGGACGCGTGCTGCTGGACAAGGGGGCCGATGTGAATGCTGCTCCTGTTCCATCCTCCCGAGATACAGCTCTCACAATTGCCGCCGATAAGGGACATGTGAAGTTTGTGGAACTTCTCCTGTACCGCGGTGCAGCTGTGGAGGTGAAGAACAAGAAAGGTAATTCCCCCCTATGGCTAGCTGCAAATGGTGGGCACTTGGCAGTTGTTGAGATCCTCTATGCACACGACGCTGACATTGATTCACAAGATAATCGCAAAGTCTCCTGCCTCATGGCAGCATTCCGCAAGGGGCACACAAAGGTTGTCAAATGGATGGTGAACCATGTCACGCAATTCCCATCTGATCAGGAAATGACGCGATATATTTCGACTGTGAGTGATAAGGAGTTGCTGGATAAATGTCATGAATGTGTCAAGGTCATCCGGGCGGCAAAGGAAGCGCAGGCAGTGAAGGCAAATAAGAATGCCTCAATTCTCCTCGAGGAATTGGATATGGAGAAGAATCGGGAGGAGAGTCGAAAGGCAGCTGCTGCGAGGAGGCGTGAgcggaagaagaagaagaagctggagaagaaggaggaaaagaGAAAGCTCAATGAACCCAAGAATGCCCAGGATGATAAGGATGATGATAAAGATGACGAGAGTGATGGGGAGAAGGATGAATCAAGCCCTGAGAATGTTCCGCCACACGATAAGGAGGAAGGAGATTCGGGAATTGATGCCAATAGCCAAGGGTCGTGCTCAAGTGCCGATGTAAAGTCGAGCAATCTCATGGAGAAGCAGAGTAAGTTGACGAAGGCGAagaagaggaaggaaaaaacgGCAACTGTTCAGCCGCAACCGTCAACGTCACAACCGCAAATTGTGCGATCAAAGAGCCCACCTCCCAATCCCATTGATTTGGTGGTGAAGAACAAGCGAGAAGAGAGTGTGATTAAGAGTACGAAGAATCCCAAGGATGTGGCGAGAGAAATGCGTGAGCAGAGGGATGCAAAGAGGGAGATTAAGCAGGAAGGACGACGTGAGGAGATCAAAATGCCCGAGCAGGCGGCAAAGAGATCAGTTGAGAAGGAGAATCTTGCACCACGTGAGGAGTTCAGATCGAAGAATCAGCGAGGAGAGAAGAAATCTGAGTATGCTAGTAGTTTAGCGGCAAGTCGTGAGAGTGGTGGAGCGCAGAAAAGTGCATCCCAACCGATTCAGCCGAATGGAGCTGATGGGGCGTCCGGAAGTCGCAAAGTTGTCTACTTCCCGCGACATTTGTCCGATCATGAGATAATTGAGTCAACATCATCGTCATATAGCATGAAGAGTGGCAAGAATTCCTCCAAGAGTCATTCCCATGATGATTCATCGAAGAATTCCAGCAGCATGAAACAAGCGGGGAAACGCGAAGAAGGTTGGAAGGAGGTGGTTCGCAAGAGTTCCGTGCAACAGCAGGTGTCATCACTGAGTGAGCCGAGTTGCAAGAAGATTGCCGTACCGACGCATGCTATATCACGCGTTATCGGACGCGGTGGGAGCAATATAAATGCAATAAGAGCTGCCACCGGTGCTCATATTGAAGTTGAGAAGCAGAGCAAATCCCAATGTGATCGATGGATCACAATAAAGGGATCAGCGGATGCAACAAGACAAGCGCACTCTCTCATTGGGACCCTCATAAAGGATCCCGATGTTGATATTCTGCAAATTCTGCAGAAGGTCAATTCGAATGTGAAACCCGTTCCACCGTCCCCATCAATTGGTCCGATTGGATACTGGGGCGAGAAACCACCGACTACAACGGCATCGAGCAGCTACACCGCTTCCACATCTATCGCTACAACGTCGTCGAGTGCAGTTCAGATTAAGACAACGAGTATGGCGAAGCAACAGATTGCCAACTCATCAAAGCAGATTCCCGCGAGTGCTGCCTCCTCGGTTGTTACCACAAAGATAATGTCCTCATCGGCATCGACGGCAAATACTTCGCGTACTGCTCAATCGAAGGTGTATCAGTCGAGTCATCAGCAGAGTCGATCTGGTGGTGCTATCTCCAGCAATGCCGGGAATACATCGCGTTCCAATCCCGAAATTCTCAAACGTCCCGTCGTCTCGAGCGCCGTGAGTGTCTCCAGCGGTAGCAATACCACAAAGACCACCATGTCCTTCACGGGGGCCATTATGTCGCTCAAATCGACGACAACGAAGAACATAACACCAGCTATGAGTATGTCCGGGCCACCGGGAACATTTGCCTCGAAACTCCTGACGAGCCAGGCGAGTGATGCTAAGAAGGTCATGACATCCAGCGTGACAACAATTGTCACATCAACATCAACTCTCATGGCGAGTAGTGCGGCCCAGCAATCAGCTGCCCCCGCCAGTGTTGTGCAAATGAGTCCCAAGCACCACAGTGTGAGTGCCAATAGTCAAAACCTGCCGGCACCGTTTGCCAATACGCCGCAACAAGCACCGCCGAATGTGGGTGTTATTGGTTCGAATGCAAAGCCACCGCCATTCTCGCAGGCGACCATTGAAACGGCCACATCGAGCATTGGCAATGCAAATGGACCACCGCGTTCCATCACACCAATTGGTCCGCCAATAGCGAGGAATGTAACACAATCACCGCTTCTGCAGAAGCAACAAGCACTGCCTGTGTCGTCGTCCATGTCAGACACGAGTCTCGCTGTGGGATCAGCAATACATCAGAGTGGCAACACTGGTGCCGGTGGTAGCGGTAGTACGGCAAGTAGCATTGCTGCGCAGCTTCAGACGAAGATAAGTCAGCTGCACGGTGCCCAGGCGCATGAGTATTCGCTCTTCAATGACAACTACGGGAGTCAGTGGGAGAGTAAGCAGATGTACAACAATGTTGCACCACTGCAGGCGGATGCATCCAAAGCACCTGGGTATCGTGGGAATACCGTCAGTAGTCCAGTTAGCATAAAGACGAGCAGTCAATCCATCACACCACCATCAACTGGGCACCATCTCAGTGTGGCACCGTCAACGGGGAATGCTGCTACGACTCTCATCACCACCGCCACGGGTACTGCACAATCGCAAACGTCGCAAAATCTCTCCGGGGCTTCGGTTCAGGTGACACCGTCTGCTCAGGTGTACGATCTATCGCAGTCAGCTTCAAGCGGCGGTAGTGGTGTCTCCATAATTAAACCACCAACAACGCAGACAATTCAACCACCACCGCCGTCAAATTTGGCCGTGCAGCGTCCAATTATGAGCAACATGTCACAAGTAAGCCAACACACAAAGAATTTCCCTTCTTCACTCAAGAACAATTCTCAAtcgaataattttctcaaggtCCGACCTGTGGGCTCCCAGATGGATTCATATTCGAGTGGTGTACAAGCACCCGTTGGCAGTGGTGCAGGAGCACGTCAGAATCTATTTGACAACCTGCAGTCGCAATCCTCGATGAATGCAAGTGGAACGAGCGGAAGTAGTGCATCGTCGTCGCAGCATATGCTCAACTACAGCCAAAATTCCGATGCCAGCCACCCACCGCCGTTCCAGCATCTCGGACTCGGTGCTGGGAATCCCCTTCATATGTCGCGTCTCAATCCCCGTGCCACGGTCTTTTCTTCGatgcagcaacagcagcagcaggcTCCGCCACAGCCGCAGCAACAAGTGTCGCAGGCATCAAAGTCGacgcagcagcaacagcagcagcatccGAATCAATTTGGGAATATCTTCCAGCAGAATCAGGGCACAGCCGGTGGGGCACCTGGCGGGGGAAATAGTGGCGGTGGCAGTATGAGTGGGCAGTACAGCAAGATGCCACCACTTGCATCGTACAACCCAACACCAGGACGTCCTCAATCGCAGCCACAGCCACAgacgcagcagcagcaacctGGGTCTCAGGGGCAGGTTAATAACAATGGACGCTGGTACGATTTATCCCATCTGCCGTCACCGCGGGAGATCCTCAACATGGAGAATGGATTCACGCTCAATTTGGGCTCACCGTCCTCCATGTCTCCCAATAATCCACCCCAAGCCACGACAAATGGTGTGCTGTCCAATCAAACGGCGGACGATAGTAGGAAGATGCCGCGACCAATTGGCACAGAACGTGCCAGCTGGAAGTACGGGTACAACTCGAATGTTGTCACGCAGAATCAACCGCCGCAAATGCCAATGGAGATGGATAATTCGGGACAAATGCACCCGTGGATTGTCGATAAGCAGCCATGGATGATGCCCATGCGCAATCAATATGTTCCCACAGATGACCTCCATCCTCACGATCATTTTtcggtgagtttttttctagaaaatttctttttttgaaaagaatttttttatttttggggatttttggGGTTTGTTTTTGggaattattcaaaagaaattagtaatttattgcaaattttaagaaaaaacttgttGAGATTACCAGGGaatgaataatgaaaaaaaagtagaatttcaaacattagaaaggaaatttaaaacgttaaaattgcataaaaaatttcaagagcTGTTTACGAAGAAAATCATCGGAAATGCAGCCCAAGAATAAAAGCACTCCTTTTCTGCTCACTAGCGGCGTTTCGTCAAATTTATTGACATCCTCAGGCTCTATTAAAGGACAAACATTTCTGTCAATACAATTTCAAGTTCacgaaaaaatacaaaattcttcaattctcTCTTCTCAAGCTTAACAAAGAAACTTACAGAGCAAGTACGGAGCACTTATGTCACAAAAACATaaggagaagaataaaaaaccaACGTTAAACACAACATTACTGCGAGCATCTCcatgaaaaacattaaaatattcttgcattaaaataatttaacgtAAAAACTGAGAAATCAAAAGGATTTCCAGCGTTTTCTTTGCTGTTGGAGCTGTGTATTTGAAAGTAATTATCGTTAGGGCTTAATAATGTCAATCTTTATAAATCTCGGCTTctagaatctttttttaaccTTAAAATATTCGCTGGAATACATTTCTCGTAAAGCTCTTGGAGTTTCcagtttttaaaatatctttcagttaaaatatttttattgagtgATGAGGAAGAAATAAGTTTTAATCGTTGGAAATAAgatcaaactttaaaaaaaaacgtcaaacgttaagaaaagaaacataaaactaaaaaaatgcGTCATGCaacagaaaagaaacgtcaaagggtaaatagaaatgtcaaattgaagaaaaaaaacgtcaaacgttagaactgaaatgtcaaacggcaacaaaatgataaatcaaaatacaacgcattaataatttaaacaaatcCCAATaaaaaacgtaagaaaattgaaagaattttatggaaaataaaaaaaaaagtaatttatggATAATTTTTAGAACCTTTTGAATGATTCTTTCAATCCTTCTTCATCTCTATTCTTTACCTGTGTAGTGTGctaaatatttatgcaaaataaaattacatgcGGAGGAGTaagtaaaagaaatgagaaaatggtATAAACTTTagtgaaataatttgatttgggattattttttttcttaaattttaatcttcaaatttaattattttaaaagaaattgcaaaataattctaatGCAATGTTCTCTATTTTCTCGAATGCTGCGgctttcttctttctttttatctttagCACATGCAATTGGACTACCATCATGCTGGAGGTGGAAATGTTGGTCCTACACCgcaaaatatgaatttgatGCAGTCCCTTCAATACACACCCTTTATGCCGCACTCTGCTGATATTGGGCAACTGCCAGATAAAATAGAATCTTGGGAACCGGAAAAACATGTAAGgcatattaaataatttctcatatttttaataattaatttttgaaaaatataaaaaattaaaaatatatttagaaaaatccTATCCCCTTTAGTCGAGAATTTCTTTAGAGTAAAcaagagaatttttgcttCTAGGGCTGGAAATGGACAAATTGAGTTAGGAATGCCGTGAATTTCATCAGATATTTACACATAgtatgaagaaagaaaaaaaacttttcactaTATTCCATagaagaaagttaaaaaaaagaaatgaaatatttctctccCGATTTATTCAACATACATAAACacctttttaattattttgtttctcttcacataagaatgaaaaaaaaaactataatcaACTTCTCACAGAATGTttgctaaaagaattttaggagattgaaaacaaacaaaaaaacaagaatttaatttataaaaccaCAATGAACTTGTCCTGTTTGTCATGATGTTcttaataatacaaaaaaatatcgtaTTGAAGTTTAtacttaaaatgttttctgcTGGAagacttgaaagaaaaaaaaatatattgaaaaagaaaaatgcaccgaaactgttttttttttaagaaaacaaaaaattctctcaaatttctattttttggtTGTTTACATATTTCAAAAATCCCGACATGATATTTTTCTGCTCTTGATgtgttatttttaaagaaaaagaattaacaaaATGCAGCAATAAACTCTTAcagacatgaaaaaaaaacattttagcaaagaaaaagaaaatagacgAACCGAAtggaatattgagaaaaaaaaaacgatgaaaagtgattttaaatgggaaaatctTGTCAAAGTtggaagaataataaattagaggaaaaaacttgcgaattttcattaaaaaaaaagtactttcTAATCCCTTATTTTAACGTAATATCACATACAttctcgaaaaaaaagaattagaaatggtaatagagaaaacaaaaaaattattaaaggaCATGTGAAAGATAGAAGCAACCTTTTGCTGTTaatcattattaaaaaaaaaagaagagaaatgagaagaaaaaaatgatgaaaaagatGTATTAATAAACGTAAATTTAAAGAGATGAAAaggttaaaatgaaaaaaaaaaaacatgaaataaaattaagaaaaattaactataAAGCGCATAGAAAAATAGTTGCATgagtttaaagaaagaaaaaacaattcaaaaaaaaaatctaatgcGAAGATATTTCTTTGTGAAATCTTCTCTTGGAGCTTATGTgggttttattttctctttttttttaattgagtgcttttttttatttttcccccttttatttttttttattctattgtCCCTCCTAAACACCCCCCAACCCCATTCCCAAAAATCGTATAGTTGAGCGtaatttctttgtgaattgagagcgttaaaaaatgaataagaaaaaaaacttagttgtgggattaatttttttgcggACGTGgtgtttttaatttctatattttcctaatttttcttttttttgtttttttaagtatCCGCGCCTTGtagggagattttttttctcgtttttaataataaatgctTCGAACCCTTCGAACGTACTTTTTtcgagatttatttttttttaattttgctctttgctatatttaaaaaaaaagaaaaacaaatattaaaatgacaaatcgaaaatgaatgaaaaaatatttaaaaaaaatattgctgtCGGCTTTGAGTTGTTTTTTGAGAATGTAAAACTTTTTCCCCTCG from Lutzomyia longipalpis isolate SR_M1_2022 chromosome 1, ASM2433408v1 encodes:
- the LOC129787968 gene encoding ankyrin repeat and KH domain-containing protein mask isoform X7: MQNVGPSDGLKRESKVSVRGSTGRNKMSTPSNKFTSNTSSPTKSDTETFPEFQPRVTDSSESDEESVSEILLACLCLRPDLLVDSFPLDQNDLVEIQGSCSDSCENDDNEDDEEDDEDDEEDEEADVHINDGRPKYLLECDDRDSDQGQHDTKARLEALLEAADEAAQALNRMRSDSSPRDKKILRGFSLLSRSLIAACTDNDVNAVRRLLGEGNSTINEGTDDGESLLSLACSAGYYELAQVLLAMSAQVEDRGQKNDCTPLMEAASAGHVDIIKLLISHGADVNAQSSTGNTPLMYACAGGHVAAVQELLANGANVEDHNENGHTPLMEAASAGHVEVAKILLDHGAGINTHSNEFKESALTLACYKGHLDMVRFLLEAGADQEHKTDEMHTALMEASMDGHVEVARLLLDSGAQVNMPTDSFESPLTLAACGGHVDLAMLLIERGANIEEVNDEGYTPLMEAAREGHEEMVALLLSQGANINAQTEETQETALTLACCGGFLEVADYLIKNGADIELGASTPLMEAAQEGHLDLVKFLLENNADVHAQTQTGDTALTYACENGHTEVAEVLLYYRAELEHESEGGRTPLMKACRAGHICTVKFLIAKGADVNRQTTNNDHTPLSLACAGGHQAVVELLLKSGADPFYKLKDNSTMLIEAAKGGHIGVVQLLLDYPHSMSNANQMPQTPTDVITNSQLMIYAEQQQKLQKQLPQPIQPIVLHQPKQQGAQQSTQQTHLAQNQQLVTAPPGLHDVPEAIRVSNHQILHQQQLQGKDDGQQQQQQMMAAAADVAGTNVILDSVKGGLTAPQTDSILAQMRMFQMQAGFTDGLAQGLALAQPSVVNQIVGNVVDGNQQMQQQQHIAPQPPNNVASGNQQITAKQKGLSRKGRPSVIPYDSNLTTSEAQQVRSQPLGEDENSIYVTTNLPTAEKKILEEFHKNTNLQVLCEGGVPSTLLPSSAYVDITTPSAQGMLCGASGISLTSGTPILGRMPAGGPIQSAAVATFVAGGKATDNNTFLITTSSFPTSINQSVTTTTATSGTSAQASTAAIPSTTTSTQIIAPSEVSQNTAISDRPKVKPVSKKDGKGNIRKSGSVLQQNQMVSIYNNLPVIPSSEQNLQLLQQSLATLSLAQQQQQQQQPGAPQTLIQQQLANITQNIQQISHLQSVNRQMPPSSPGKQPIPPNLVPATSSTLPVSGDCGTESTSTLTSITQNLNNQNILGTSESDEQLNSQWNQKMWQMVAQLPNHPLQKIAQRFIADQLKSPTENQLTGGSGSGANCGLPTSPNNSSKNIANNNDYSVISRMMSEVMHDISSDLNPEFVQQHPQQDDSMMHPKSVHVNQQFLLQQNDGQQIEQGDSEDHLHMFSVDDSDAETIGDCEIYPALDESLESLNVDDVTNVATVTTIDGSKESICNYEWADYIDDAINALHSGTDIPVAIQQEMAANLNCPDLADAYAMGNLMGISSFCKTHWGNQWAPAGQPIEQPSTSQSMVSDDHRNQIMTFDHQLHQQIQQQLSVEQLQLLTQLQNQQNQSLSMIPTSSIDQQHLSNNITSLASSLALAQQPGQVQQSQLMTQLPATLDLQQQQNLSGDAQQQTKFVFNVDIEKQSPALQLLFQMPPQQQQQQQQQQMQQAAGSTIISSPIQQQFQQQQQQIIASQIAQTQTSGLLSGQGVDLQQSIQQVQLPSNLTILQPHQILSKAQQMQNCSQSSQAVATQTQQLPSGASMTAVTALAQQHQQNLNNIIPSPTLEGTVQTPTSAVPAVASSVAISTAVKTNGIVAGGGKKGSDKTSRKESKRYSVARQAPAGSQVGFNFDASGAAAQQQQQQCAVQGASPPDKTIDVDSETDSNHDTALTLACAGGHEDLVELLISRGANIEHRDKKGFTPLILAATAGHDKVVEALLKYGAEMEAQSERTKDTPLSLACSGGRYEVVELLLNIGANKEHRNVSDYTPLSLAASGGYVNIIKLLLSHGAEINSRTGSKLGISPLMLAAMNGHTQAVKLLLDMGSDINAQIETNRNTALTLACFQGRHEVVNLLLERKANVEHRAKTGLTPLMEAASGGYIDVGRVLLDKGADVNAAPVPSSRDTALTIAADKGHVKFVELLLYRGAAVEVKNKKGNSPLWLAANGGHLAVVEILYAHDADIDSQDNRKVSCLMAAFRKGHTKVVKWMVNHVTQFPSDQEMTRYISTVSDKELLDKCHECVKVIRAAKEAQAVKANKNASILLEELDMEKNREESRKAAAARRRERKKKKKLEKKEEKRKLNEPKNAQDDKDDDKDDESDGEKDESSPENVPPHDKEEGDSGIDANSQGSCSSADVKSSNLMEKQSKLTKAKKRKEKTATVQPQPSTSQPQIVRSKSPPPNPIDLVVKNKREESVIKSTKNPKDVAREMREQRDAKREIKQEGRREEIKMPEQAAKRSVEKENLAPREEFRSKNQRGEKKSEYASSLAASRESGGAQKSASQPIQPNGADGASGSRKVVYFPRHLSDHEIIESTSSSYSMKSGKNSSKSHSHDDSSKNSSSMKQAGKREEGWKEVVRKSSVQQQVSSLSEPSCKKIAVPTHAISRVIGRGGSNINAIRAATGAHIEVEKQSKSQCDRWITIKGSADATRQAHSLIGTLIKDPDVDILQILQKVNSNVKPVPPSPSIGPIGYWGEKPPTTTASSSYTASTSIATTSSSAVQIKTTSMAKQQIANSSKQIPASAASSVVTTKIMSSSASTANTSRTAQSKVYQSSHQQSRSGGAISSNAGNTSRSNPEILKRPVVSSAVSVSSGSNTTKTTMSFTGAIMSLKSTTTKNITPAMSMSGPPGTFASKLLTSQASDAKKVMTSSVTTIVTSTSTLMASSAAQQSAAPASVVQMSPKHHSVSANSQNLPAPFANTPQQAPPNVGVIGSNAKPPPFSQATIETATSSIGNANGPPRSITPIGPPIARNVTQSPLLQKQQALPVSSSMSDTSLAVGSAIHQSGNTGAGGSGSTASSIAAQLQTKISQLHGAQAHEYSLFNDNYGSQWESKQMYNNVAPLQADASKAPGYRGNTVSSPVSIKTSSQSITPPSTGHHLSVAPSTGNAATTLITTATGTAQSQTSQNLSGASVQVTPSAQVYDLSQSASSGGSGVSIIKPPTTQTIQPPPPSNLAVQRPIMSNMSQVSQHTKNFPSSLKNNSQSNNFLKVRPVGSQMDSYSSGVQAPVGSGAGARQNLFDNLQSQSSMNASGTSGSSASSSQHMLNYSQNSDASHPPPFQHLGLGAGNPLHMSRLNPRATVFSSMQQQQQQAPPQPQQQVSQASKSTQQQQQQHPNQFGNIFQQNQGTAGGAPGGGNSGGGSMSGQYSKMPPLASYNPTPGRPQSQPQPQTQQQQPGSQGQVNNNGRWYDLSHLPSPREILNMENGFTLNLGSPSSMSPNNPPQATTNGVLSNQTADDSRKMPRPIGTERASWKYGYNSNVVTQNQPPQMPMEMDNSGQMHPWIVDKQPWMMPMRNQYVPTDDLHPHDHFSHMQLDYHHAGGGNVGPTPQNMNLMQSLQYTPFMPHSADIGQLPDKIESWEPEKHGWKWTN